A single genomic interval of Croceibacter atlanticus HTCC2559 harbors:
- a CDS encoding alpha/beta hydrolase family protein: MPNTSKNTSALQHVYFVPGLAANISIFENIKLSEEFYSVHFLEWMIPDTQETLQDYAKRLCEKIKHDNITLIGVSFGGVVVQEMAKHIDVKRLIIISSVKSKHELPKRMKMARKTGIYKLLPTSLVNYVHKLEDLPVGNMVKKRARLYRTYLSVKDKRYLDWAIKQMVCWDQEEPLTEIIQINGDHDIVFPIEHIENPIVLPGGTHAMIINKYKWLNKNLPKLIENGCLD; the protein is encoded by the coding sequence GACTAGCTGCAAATATTTCAATTTTTGAGAACATTAAACTTTCAGAAGAATTTTATAGTGTCCATTTTTTAGAATGGATGATTCCAGATACGCAAGAAACCTTACAGGACTACGCTAAGCGGCTTTGTGAAAAAATTAAGCACGATAACATTACATTAATTGGTGTGTCTTTTGGTGGTGTAGTAGTACAAGAAATGGCCAAGCATATAGATGTTAAGAGGCTTATTATAATTTCCAGTGTAAAAAGTAAACATGAATTACCTAAGCGTATGAAAATGGCACGCAAAACAGGTATTTACAAGTTGCTACCTACAAGTTTGGTAAACTATGTTCACAAGTTAGAAGATTTGCCAGTAGGCAACATGGTTAAAAAACGAGCAAGATTATATAGAACTTATCTATCTGTAAAGGATAAGCGCTATTTAGATTGGGCTATTAAACAAATGGTGTGTTGGGATCAAGAAGAACCCTTAACTGAGATTATACAAATTAATGGAGATCACGATATAGTATTTCCTATTGAACACATAGAAAATCCTATTGTGTTACCTGGCGGAACTCACGCTATGATTATTAATAAATATAAATGGTTAAATAAAAACTTACCTAAGCTTATAGAAAATGGCTGTTTAGATTAA
- the smpB gene encoding SsrA-binding protein SmpB gives MKNNINIKNRKAKFDYEILDTYTAGIKLVGTEIKAIRDGKASIAESFCEFNDAEELFVINMTIQEYSHATHFNHNPKSERKLLLNRSELKKLHKEVRNSGLTIIPLKVFINDRGFAKMNIGLAKGKKLYDKRDAIKDRENKKRLDRIQKAYK, from the coding sequence ATGAAAAACAATATTAACATAAAGAACCGTAAAGCAAAGTTTGACTACGAGATTCTTGATACCTACACTGCTGGAATTAAACTGGTTGGTACAGAAATTAAAGCTATTAGAGACGGAAAAGCATCAATTGCAGAGAGCTTTTGTGAATTTAACGACGCAGAAGAATTATTTGTGATAAATATGACCATTCAGGAATATTCTCATGCTACTCACTTTAACCACAATCCTAAAAGCGAGCGTAAACTTTTATTAAATAGAAGTGAGCTTAAAAAACTGCACAAAGAGGTTAGAAATTCGGGTTTAACTATTATTCCGCTTAAAGTGTTTATAAACGATCGTGGTTTTGCAAAGATGAATATAGGTCTTGCAAAAGGTAAAAAACTTTATGACAAGCGTGATGCTATAAAAGATAGAGAAAATAAAAAGCGTTTAGACAGAATACAAAAGGCTTACAAATAA
- a CDS encoding cob(I)yrinic acid a,c-diamide adenosyltransferase produces the protein MKIYTKTGDKGTTALFGGTRVPKHHIRIDSYGTVDELNSHIGLVRDQEIDTHSKDILVIIQNKLFTVGAILATDPEKAMLKSGKERLNIPKITEEDIKQLEEEMDKMNENLPEMTHFVLPGGHTTVSYCHIARCVCRRAERLATALYEIEPFQEATLKYLNRLSDYLFVLARKLSYDLQADEVKWIPEKM, from the coding sequence ATGAAAATTTACACAAAAACAGGAGATAAAGGAACTACAGCTTTATTTGGCGGTACTCGTGTACCAAAACATCATATCCGTATAGACTCTTATGGAACTGTAGATGAGTTAAACTCTCACATAGGTTTAGTACGAGATCAAGAAATAGATACGCACAGTAAAGATATTTTAGTAATTATACAAAATAAACTTTTTACAGTTGGTGCAATATTAGCAACAGACCCTGAAAAAGCAATGCTAAAAAGTGGCAAGGAGCGATTAAATATTCCTAAAATTACTGAAGAAGACATAAAGCAGTTGGAAGAAGAGATGGATAAAATGAATGAAAATCTTCCTGAAATGACGCATTTTGTACTTCCTGGCGGTCACACTACGGTGTCATATTGTCACATAGCAAGATGCGTATGTCGCCGTGCAGAACGTTTAGCAACAGCACTTTATGAAATAGAGCCTTTTCAAGAAGCAACGCTTAAGTATTTAAACCGTCTTTCTGACTACCTTTTTGTGCTGGCACGAAAGTTGTCCTATGATTTACAAGCAGATGAGGTAAAGTGGATACCCGAGAAGATGTAG